Below is a genomic region from Rhizobium sp. 007.
TCGCGCATACCGGACAGCGAATTCGAGGCTGCAGGGGCGCGGATCGGCTCGGCTGGCGATGCGGCAACCGCGGATGTGGTGCTGAAAGTGCGCCGCCCGACGGAGGCGGAGATTGCCGGCTACAAGAGCGGCGCGGTCGTCATCGCGATCATGGATCCCTATGGAAACGATGAGGCGATTGCCGCGATGGCGAAGGCAGGGCTTTCAGCCTTCGCGATGGAACTGATGCCGCGCATTACGCGCGCCCAGTCCATGGATGTTCTTTCCTCACAGGCAAATCTCGCCGGCTATCAGGCCGTCATTGAAGCGGCGTCTGTCTATGATCGCGCCCTGCCGATGATGATGACGGCCGCCGGCACCGTTCCGGCCGCCAAGGTCTTCGTGATGGGTGCAGGTGTGGCAGGCCTCCAGGCGATTGCGACGGCGCGCCGCCTCGGCGCTGCGGTCTCGGCCACCGACGTTCGCCCCGCCGCCAAGGAACAGGTCGCCTCACTCGGCGCCAAGTTCATCGCCGTTGAAGACGAGGAGTTCAAGGCAGCCGAGACGGCGGGCGGCTACGCCAAGGAAATGTCCAAGGAATACCAGGCGAAGCAGGCAGCCCTCGTTGCCGAGCACATCGCCAAGCAGGACATCGTCATCACCACGGCACTGATCCCCGGACGCCCTGCGCCGAAGCTCGTATCGCGCCAGATGCTGGCTTCGATGAAGCCCGGCGCCGTTGCCGTCGATCTTGCGGTCGAGCGTGGCGGCAATATCGAGGGCGTGGTTGCAGACGAGGTCGTCGATGTCGAAGACGTCAAGGTGATCGGTTTCGCCAACCTGCCGGGCCGGGTGGCCGCCAGCGCTTCGGCGCTCTATGCCAAGAACCTCGTCACCTTCCTCGAGACCATGCTCAACAAGGAGACGAAGAGCGTCGTCCTCAACCTCGACGACGAACTCATCAAAGCGACCATGCTGACCTATGCAGGCGATGTCGTGCATCCGGCATTCGCCGGGACGAAGAAGGGGATAGCTGATGGCCAGTGAAGCAATGGACAAGGCGCTGGAGCAGCTTGACCAGGCGGTCAACGCAGTCGTGGCGGCGGCCGCGCAGGCACCGGAAGCGGCAAGTGCGGCAACGGGCGGGGCGATCGATCCCTTCATTTTCCAGTTCGCGATCTTCGTGCTGGCGATCTTCGTCGGTTATTACGTCGTCTGGTCGGTGACGCCGGCGCTGCATACGCCGCTGATGGCCGTCACCAACGCCATCTCTTCAGTCATCGTCGTCGGCGCGCTGCTTGCAGTGGGCATTTCGGCAAGCGGGCTTGCGACCGGTTTCGGCTTCGTCGCGCTCGTTCTCGTCTCGGTCAACATCTTCGGCGGTTTCCTCGTCACGCAGCGCATGCTGGCGATGTACCGCAAGAAGGACAAGTGAGGCCGGACGAATGACCAATATCGCAGCTTTCCTCTACCTCGTCTCCGGCGTGCTTTTCATCCTGGCACTGCGCGGCCTCTCCCATCCGGCCACCAGCCGCAAGGGCAATCTCTACGGCATGATCGGCATGGGGATGGCGATCCTCACGACGCTGGTGCTGGCAACGCCTTCTTTTGCCGGCTTCGTGCTGATCGTGCTCGGACTGGCGATCGGCGGCGGGGCGGGCGCCTATATCGCCCGCGTCATCCCGATGACCTCGATGCCGCAGCTGGTGGCGGGCTTCCACTCGTTGGTCGGCCTGGCCGCCGTGCTGGTTGCCGCCTCCGCGCTTTATACACCGGCCTCCTTCGGCATCGGCGATATCGGCTCGATCCATGGCGAGGCGCGTATCGAGATGGCGATCGGCGCCGCGATCGGGGCGCTTACCTTTACCGGCTCGATCATCGCTTTTTTGAAGCTTGACGGGCGCATGTCCGGCAAGCCGATCCTGCTTGCCTTCCGGCATATCATCAACATCGCGCTTTTGGTGCTGATCGTCTTCTTCATCATCGGGCTCGCGGCAACCGAAAGCCATTTCGATTTCTGGGCGGTCGTGGCGCTTTCGCTGGCGCTCGGCGTGCTGCTGATCGTGCCGATCGGGGGCGCCGACATGCCGGTCGTCGTCTCCATGCTGAACTCCTATTCGGGGTGGGCGGCAGCCGGTATCGGTTTCACGCTCGGCAATCTCGCTCTGATCATCACCGGTGCGCTGGTCGGCTCTTCGGGTGCGATCCTGTCCTACATCATGTGCAAGGGCATGAACCGCTCGTTCATATCCGTCATTCTCGGCGGCTTCGGTGGCGAGACCTCTGCAGGGGCTGCGGACAATTCCGACAAGACCGTCAAGCTCGGCTCGGCAGAGGATGCCGCCTATCTGATGGCGAACGCTTCCAAGGTCATTATCGTGCCGGGCTACGGCATGGCGGTTGCCCAGGCGCAGCACGCGCTTCGCGAGCTGGCCGACAATCTCAAGAAGGCCGGCGTCGAGGTCAAATACGCAATTCATCCGGTCGCCGGCCGCATGCCCGGCCACATGAACGTGCTGCTGGCCGAAGCGAACGTGCCTTATGACGAGGTCTTCGAACTCGAAGACATCAACTCCGACTTCGGCCAAGCCGATGTCGCTTATGTCATCGGTGCCAACGACGTCACCAATCCAGCGGCGCGCGATGACAAGACCTCGCCGATCTACGGCATGCCGATCCTCGATGTCGACAAGGCCAAGACCTGCCTCTTCGTCAAGCGTTCGCTCGGCTCCGGCTATGCGGGCATCGACAATACGCTGTTCTACAAGGATGGCACGATGATGCTGCTCGGCGATGCAAAGAAGGTCACCGAGGAGATCAACAAAGCGATCGGCCACTGAGCAGGATAAACAGCATCGTTTGCTGCCGGCCGGGATCCCTCGTCCGGTATTTTTTGCCCATCGACGCGCCTCACCTGTTGCCGGCACGTCTGGAGCGCCGACAACTGCCCAAAAGCCGTGGGAAGCGACAGTCTAGGTCTTTGGCCCAAGCTTCAGCGACGCGGCCGGGAGATGGATGTCGGCCCAACGGTTCATATCAGATGGGGTCAACCGCACGCGACCACACTCGCATCTGCCGTGGCTGTTGGGACCAGATGAAAATGCCAATTCCTATTCGGGGTCCGTTGGCGATCCCGTTCCGCGTCTGCGGCATCACGTAGAATAAGATGAAGCCGAACATCTACACGATCTGCAGACGTGCCTTCCGTCGCATCAAGAAGCAGCGGCATACTTCCGGCACGGCAACTGTTCGCCGACATCAGGGGCTACCCTCATCTGCCCGAACGGACGAAACCCGGCCGTTCTGAGCGACATCGTTAGCGTCTTCGGCGCATGCCTGAACACAGGCGGCCGATAGGGATGTGTGTCGATTGTAATCAGAATTTGAGCGCAGGCTGCCATTCTTTTCCGGCAGTTAAGCGGCCTATGTGTGCCGCTTCCCGAATGGAAGGACATCCATGAATTAGGCCACCTGCTGAGGGTACAGAGTATCGGGCCGAATAAACGTTTGCCATCAAGAGCCGCGTTCGGCTTTGCCAGACTGTTGAGAACATCGCCTGGCGGGATAACAGAAGACGCCTTCCACCCGGACGGGGCGGAGGGCGTCTTCCTCTCCAGTGAGCCGCTGCGGCTCTCGATCTAGATAGTGACGGCGTAGTAGGTGAAGCCGCCATCGCCTGAGGCAACGCCGGAAATCGCTTCATTGATGCTCTCGAGCGGCCAAACCATCGGCTTCATGACGGAGATGTCGACAACTTCGTTTTCGACCATGGAGGCGATTTCCATACCTTCAGCGGCGGTGAACCATACCGAGCCGATCAACTCCATCTGCTCATCCATCCACCACTTTACGTCGAGGGGCAAATTACCCGCAGTACCGCCGATATTGACGATGCGGCCGCCTCTGCGCACACCCTTCATGGCATCGAGCATGGATTCGAGCGGCGCCTTGGCGCCGAGCGTGTCGAGCATCAGGTCGGCACCGACGCCGCCCGTTCTGGCCTTGATGAAATCGCCGCTCGAGCCGGTCCGGTTCGAGAAGATTTCAATCCTGTCCGGCGCAAGCGCCTTCAGGCGGGCCAGCAATTCGTCGCCACGGGCGACTGCATAGATCTTGCCGACGCCCATGGCCAGCGCGAAAAGAGTCGCGCCGATGCCGAGGGTTCCGCTAGCGCCGTTGATAATCAGCTTGCGCCCCATCAGCGGCCCGCACTTTTTCAGGGCGGCGTAGGACGTACCGAGGTAGCCCATGCGCGACCCCTGGACGAAGGACATGTTGTCGGGAATTTTCACGACCTGCGCCTGCGGCGCCAGCATATATTCACAAAAGCCGCCATAGGGGTAGCGTTTGAACATCTCAAGGCTGTTCGGATTGTAGCCGAAATAACCGCCGAGTGTCCAATGCTGGCAGGCTTGCGGGTGTCCCGATGAACATGCGTGGCAGGCTCCGCAGAAGCGGCCGGGATTGACATAGACCCGGTCGCCCGGCTTGAGCGACACGACCTGCTCGCCGACCTGATGGACGATACCTGAAGGATCGAGGCCATGGATTGCGGGGCGGGGCGGTAATGGCATCTGCGGATACCAGCTCTCCCAGTTCGCAAGGACATTGGCGAGATTCGGGACCATTCCGCAGGCCTTGACCTCGACAACGACGTCGGTTCCGGTGGCCACGGGGCTCGCCACCAGATCCATTCTCATCGGTTCTCCGACGGCGTGCAGCCGCGCTGCGCGCATCATCTGCGTCATTAAAATTCCTCCCTAATGAATGTCACCAGATACTGGAAAGTTTTCAAATACCAAACAGTATTCAAAAGCGCAAGCGCCTGCAGCTCATCATTGACACCATGGTCGCATTCAGATACTAACTGGTATCGGAAATCTATGTGGTATGCGTAAAAGAGTGCCTGAGCTCCACGCCGAGCTCAAATGACGGTGAAAGCCGGTCTGGACGAAGGATGCCGGATTTGCGCCGGTCGTCCGACGATTTTCGTGGGAGGAAGAAAATGATAGATGACGCGTCAGCATTGACGGGCGAGAACCTTTATAGAGACCCTTACCCGGTCTATGCGAGGTTGCGCCGGCAAGCTCCGGTTGCCCTTTTCGAGGGGACCAAAGAGTATTTCATTACCCGCTACGACGATTGTCGCACAGTTGGTGCGACCGACCGAGCCTTCGGACCGTCTGGCGCTGCCAACCGGCCCGAGGCACGCGTTATGGGAATGCCGAACGTCCTGACCATGTCGGGCGAAGAGCATTCATGCCTGCGCGAAGGCATCGACCTCAATCTGACACAGGAGCGCGTGCGCTCTTATGTCGAGCGTCTAACGCGGCCAGTGGTGCAGCGCTTCCTTGACGAGCTCAAGCCCAAGGGCGAGGCGAACCTGACGACGGAGCTCTTCGAGCCGATCTCGGTGCGCTGCATCGGCGACGTGATCGGTTTGACAGAGACCTCGAATGACAATCTCGTGGAGTGGTTTCACGCCATGGCCCTTGGGCTGCAAAACGTCTCCAACGACCGGGCGGTCTGGGACCGGCTCGACGCCGCGCTCGCAGACATCGATCACCAGCTTGGCGCGCTTTATGACGCTGCATTGTCGAAGCCGAACAACACGCTGATGAGCCATGTGATGTATGGCGGCATGCCGGAGGGCGCAGCGCGCAGCCTGGAGGAAATTTCGCCGACTATGCGCGTTATCATCCTGGGCGGTCTGCAGGAGCCTGGACACGCGGCCGCAAATGCTTGTGCGGGCCTGCTTTCCAGCCCCGAGCAGGCCAAAATCATGGCGGAGGACCCGTCCGCGCATGCGCTCAGGGCTTTTGACGAGGGGCTGCGCTGGATAGCGCCGATTGGAGTGACCCCGCGTGTCGCCCTTGAAGATTTCGAGATCGCCGGGACTGTAATCCCCGCCGGCTCTTCCGTGGCCATCGTCATGGGATCTGCAAACCGCGATGAAGCGCGCTTCGAGAGGCCGGACCAGTTCGACATGTTCCGCAAGAAGAAGCAGCACGTATCGTTCGGTTTCCGCCCGCATTTCTGCTCTGGACATTTCCTGTCGCGAGCCATGGGCGAGATCGCTCTTCAAGAAGCCTTCCGGCAATTGCCGAATCTGCGCCTCGATCCTGAGCAGGAGATCAAGGCCAAAGGCTGGCGCTTCCGCGGCGTGAACGTGCTTCCGGCCAAGTGGGACGCGTGATGACACTGATTATCGATTGTCACGGACACTTCACCACCGAACCGCAGAAACATCACGACTT
It encodes:
- a CDS encoding Re/Si-specific NAD(P)(+) transhydrogenase subunit alpha; translated protein: MDVSVYIARESRSDEGRVAASAETVKKMGNLGFDIVVEAGAGVLSRIPDSEFEAAGARIGSAGDAATADVVLKVRRPTEAEIAGYKSGAVVIAIMDPYGNDEAIAAMAKAGLSAFAMELMPRITRAQSMDVLSSQANLAGYQAVIEAASVYDRALPMMMTAAGTVPAAKVFVMGAGVAGLQAIATARRLGAAVSATDVRPAAKEQVASLGAKFIAVEDEEFKAAETAGGYAKEMSKEYQAKQAALVAEHIAKQDIVITTALIPGRPAPKLVSRQMLASMKPGAVAVDLAVERGGNIEGVVADEVVDVEDVKVIGFANLPGRVAASASALYAKNLVTFLETMLNKETKSVVLNLDDELIKATMLTYAGDVVHPAFAGTKKGIADGQ
- a CDS encoding proton-translocating transhydrogenase family protein gives rise to the protein MASEAMDKALEQLDQAVNAVVAAAAQAPEAASAATGGAIDPFIFQFAIFVLAIFVGYYVVWSVTPALHTPLMAVTNAISSVIVVGALLAVGISASGLATGFGFVALVLVSVNIFGGFLVTQRMLAMYRKKDK
- a CDS encoding NAD(P)(+) transhydrogenase (Re/Si-specific) subunit beta, whose amino-acid sequence is MTNIAAFLYLVSGVLFILALRGLSHPATSRKGNLYGMIGMGMAILTTLVLATPSFAGFVLIVLGLAIGGGAGAYIARVIPMTSMPQLVAGFHSLVGLAAVLVAASALYTPASFGIGDIGSIHGEARIEMAIGAAIGALTFTGSIIAFLKLDGRMSGKPILLAFRHIINIALLVLIVFFIIGLAATESHFDFWAVVALSLALGVLLIVPIGGADMPVVVSMLNSYSGWAAAGIGFTLGNLALIITGALVGSSGAILSYIMCKGMNRSFISVILGGFGGETSAGAADNSDKTVKLGSAEDAAYLMANASKVIIVPGYGMAVAQAQHALRELADNLKKAGVEVKYAIHPVAGRMPGHMNVLLAEANVPYDEVFELEDINSDFGQADVAYVIGANDVTNPAARDDKTSPIYGMPILDVDKAKTCLFVKRSLGSGYAGIDNTLFYKDGTMMLLGDAKKVTEEINKAIGH
- a CDS encoding alcohol dehydrogenase catalytic domain-containing protein, coding for MTQMMRAARLHAVGEPMRMDLVASPVATGTDVVVEVKACGMVPNLANVLANWESWYPQMPLPPRPAIHGLDPSGIVHQVGEQVVSLKPGDRVYVNPGRFCGACHACSSGHPQACQHWTLGGYFGYNPNSLEMFKRYPYGGFCEYMLAPQAQVVKIPDNMSFVQGSRMGYLGTSYAALKKCGPLMGRKLIINGASGTLGIGATLFALAMGVGKIYAVARGDELLARLKALAPDRIEIFSNRTGSSGDFIKARTGGVGADLMLDTLGAKAPLESMLDAMKGVRRGGRIVNIGGTAGNLPLDVKWWMDEQMELIGSVWFTAAEGMEIASMVENEVVDISVMKPMVWPLESINEAISGVASGDGGFTYYAVTI
- a CDS encoding cytochrome P450, giving the protein MIDDASALTGENLYRDPYPVYARLRRQAPVALFEGTKEYFITRYDDCRTVGATDRAFGPSGAANRPEARVMGMPNVLTMSGEEHSCLREGIDLNLTQERVRSYVERLTRPVVQRFLDELKPKGEANLTTELFEPISVRCIGDVIGLTETSNDNLVEWFHAMALGLQNVSNDRAVWDRLDAALADIDHQLGALYDAALSKPNNTLMSHVMYGGMPEGAARSLEEISPTMRVIILGGLQEPGHAAANACAGLLSSPEQAKIMAEDPSAHALRAFDEGLRWIAPIGVTPRVALEDFEIAGTVIPAGSSVAIVMGSANRDEARFERPDQFDMFRKKKQHVSFGFRPHFCSGHFLSRAMGEIALQEAFRQLPNLRLDPEQEIKAKGWRFRGVNVLPAKWDA